Genomic segment of Candidatus Thermoplasmatota archaeon:
GGCCAGCACCGTCCCGCAGGATCGCGTAGGCGCTCACGCTTGCGTGCGTGCCTCGCTCCTCGACGGCAAGGCCGTGGTCGTTGGCAAGCGCGACGCGTTCGACCGACGCGGTGGCGCCGCCGCCGGCCAAGCGGACCAAAGCATGCGTCCGATGCGCCGCCGAAAGCTCGCGCAAGAGCGCGGCGCACAGGCGCGCGGGGGTCGCGCGCGCGACGGCGGGATCGTACGTGCGCGGCGCAGCGGGCAGCCGCGAGGGCTCCGGAAAGCTCCCGCCCGGCCGTCCGCGCCGGGCCGCGGCGATCGCGGAGGACACGAGCCGGCGAAGGTCGGCGTCCGACGTGGCGTAGGCGAACCCGTAGCGGCCGCGCACCACGACGCGAAGACCCACGCCCCGCTCGCGCGCAGACTCGACGCCTTGAACGCTGTCGCGGTCGATCCGGGCCGCGACGCCGTCGGTGGCTTGAACAAACGCTTCCGCGTGCTGCGCGCCCTCCGCAAGCGCCGCCTCCACCACACGGCGCGCGGCCGGCCGAAGCGAGGGTCCCGCCGCCAGCGTCATGCGCCCCCCACGACGACGTTTCCGATGCGTACGTGGGGTCCACCGTCGCACACGGGAACCCATTGCCCCTTGCCGCACATGCCCGGCGATCCAAGCCCCACCGTGTCTCCGACGGCGTCGATGCTCGCAAGCGTGGGAAGCATGTCGCCGGAGATGCCCACGTCCAAGAGCGGCCGGGTCACCTCGCCGCGCTCGATGAGGAACGCCTCCTGGGCGGTGAACTGGAAGGGCCCCTTGGCCGTGTCGACCTGACCGCCGCGGCTCCCGACGGCAAGAACGCCGCACCGTACGTCCTCGAGCATCTCCTCGAGCGACCAATCGCCCGCGCGCATGAGCGTGTTCGACATGCGGACGAGCGGGGGCGACGCGTAGCTCTCGGCGCGTGCGGCACCGTTTGCCTCGCCCCCAAGCTGCGCGGCCGTCTCGCGCGAATGGAGAAACTCCGTGAGCACGCCCCGCTCGATGATGCGCTTCACCCGCGCCGGCGCGCCCTCGTCGTCGACGGCAAAGCTCCCGTAGCCGCGGGGGAGCGTGGAATCGTCCACGATCGTGACGGCCTCGGGCGCGACGCGCTGCCCCAGGCGCCCGGCGAGCTGGCTTTCCCCGGCCAGGACGAGATCCGCCTCCGCGGCGTGCCCGATCGCCTCGTGGCAGA
This window contains:
- a CDS encoding TldD/PmbA family protein, with the translated sequence RIPADRCVRRGSYRARVGATAGMEFLPDSRCLEAVEDACRRAIRQLSAKKPPSGRLPVVADPELTGVFCHEAIGHAAEADLVLAGESQLAGRLGQRVAPEAVTIVDDSTLPRGYGSFAVDDEGAPARVKRIIERGVLTEFLHSRETAAQLGGEANGAARAESYASPPLVRMSNTLMRAGDWSLEEMLEDVRCGVLAVGSRGGQVDTAKGPFQFTAQEAFLIERGEVTRPLLDVGISGDMLPTLASIDAVGDTVGLGSPGMCGKGQWVPVCDGGPHVRIGNVVVGGA